The proteins below come from a single Pseudomonadota bacterium genomic window:
- a CDS encoding alkaline phosphatase family protein, which produces MHDVRNAIAPLAAGYRGSSILNLAASIERACGGQNPFDDAHALDVEHLSGRRHIVLLLLDGLGDALLSRFGSADGVLRRHQIGTLTSVFPTTTSAAISTLMTAHPPAQHGIMAWHMHLPRGIYTTLLAQYREDQQAPRPSDRALYHAEPVFGRLGRATYQIQPRYLLDSPFSLRHRGRAAALPASNFNELLGQITHVTSHARDTFSYAYWPELDAIGHKSGVASQAWRQALAQVERGIDRLLTRLAGRSVSLLITADHGMVDAEGGRCESIEAAPDLLACLEAPLAGEPRAAFCRVAEAQLATFDRLCAERYAEWFVAVPTREAFERGLFGPDPVADLQSRAGNRILLMQGKRTLVQPLQNEPLPAMVGVHGGLHADETTVPLVCIDTD; this is translated from the coding sequence ATGCATGACGTCCGCAACGCCATCGCGCCGCTGGCCGCCGGCTACCGCGGCAGCAGCATTCTGAACCTCGCTGCGTCGATAGAGCGCGCATGCGGCGGGCAGAACCCCTTCGACGACGCACACGCGCTGGATGTCGAGCACCTCAGTGGTCGCCGTCACATCGTACTGCTGCTGCTCGATGGCCTCGGCGACGCACTGTTGAGCCGCTTCGGCAGCGCGGACGGGGTGTTGCGCCGGCACCAGATCGGCACCCTCACGAGCGTGTTTCCGACCACCACCTCGGCGGCAATTTCGACCTTGATGACCGCACACCCGCCAGCTCAGCACGGCATCATGGCGTGGCACATGCACTTGCCGCGAGGGATCTACACCACGCTGTTGGCACAGTACCGTGAAGACCAGCAGGCACCGCGACCGTCAGACCGCGCGCTTTACCACGCCGAGCCCGTCTTCGGCAGACTCGGACGCGCCACGTACCAGATCCAGCCCCGCTATCTGCTGGATTCGCCGTTCTCGCTACGCCACCGGGGCCGCGCCGCCGCCCTGCCGGCGAGCAACTTCAATGAGTTGCTCGGTCAGATCACCCACGTCACCAGCCACGCACGAGACACCTTCAGCTACGCCTACTGGCCCGAGCTGGATGCCATCGGACACAAATCAGGCGTCGCCAGCCAGGCCTGGCGTCAGGCGCTGGCGCAGGTCGAGCGCGGCATTGATCGGCTGCTGACACGGCTGGCCGGCCGGTCCGTGTCGCTGCTGATCACGGCGGACCACGGCATGGTCGACGCCGAGGGCGGTCGCTGTGAATCGATCGAGGCCGCGCCCGACCTGCTTGCGTGCCTGGAGGCACCGCTCGCGGGCGAACCGCGCGCCGCCTTCTGTCGTGTCGCCGAGGCGCAACTGGCGACCTTCGACCGGCTGTGCGCTGAGCGTTACGCCGAGTGGTTTGTGGCGGTGCCGACCCGCGAGGCATTCGAACGCGGTTTGTTCGGACCCGATCCCGTCGCCGACTTGCAATCACGCGCGGGCAACCGGATCCTGCTCATGCAGGGAAAGCGCACCCTGGTGCAGCCACTGCAAAACGAACCGCTGCCCGCCATGGTCGGCGTTCACGGCGGCTTGCACGCTGACGAAACCACTGTCCCGCTGGTCTGTATCGACACCGACTGA
- a CDS encoding LysM peptidoglycan-binding domain-containing protein has protein sequence MTPTSHPQHPWSVSTRTLHVPGTASWPVCRRRCLAGAVACAWLTLCSLGTTLSPSVHASETAPAAQPTDLPRPAGIEPWIAFWQRIYGTHHDGVLTLHDARDVSVVYATLETPPGQSLQARRDRAAPEIAAFQQALRDVAAGETRPLTPYHERVLWLWQDEPDRAALSDAAEHIRFQVGHAGVFREALHTARLWRPWINRVLDAHGLPRGLGAIPFVETFFRNEVAPDSGARGIWQFTEAAGRRDLHIGSDLDERMSYYKSTLAAARLLSHKFAITRRWPLAVTAYNHGTRGVVRAVRELKTRDLGVIARQYTGPDFGFASRNFYAQVLAAVHVEANRAHYFGALPPADTKPTRFALQLRQALSLSEISVAQNVSVAGLRAANPDILAPGYAAGKRLPRGFTVWVNCVSDCPSPVANLPAKPVATLARYTVRPGDTLSHIALRVGASVAEIARENALDPSAALRIGSELRVPGAPEASDYLVFPPELTLDAAYDGTTVRPQPLRRLHPGLRDGSRVLIDDLRANRPTRPDSGETVVVPDSTVYDLAPDGTLALLHGESTGLVARWLDMDTASLHRLNGLADNAVLDVGHALTLSFEHVPAAEVVRRRLRYHRDRQYAWYQTWQIDGTITHRIDVGDRLWQLAERDYNVPQWLVLEYNPTLDFNRLRPGQRLRLPRVEERPTTQHEQSSQ, from the coding sequence ATGACCCCCACCAGCCACCCGCAGCACCCTTGGTCGGTGTCGACGCGCACGCTGCACGTGCCGGGCACTGCCTCGTGGCCCGTGTGCAGACGGCGGTGTCTCGCTGGCGCGGTCGCGTGCGCGTGGCTGACGTTGTGCAGCCTCGGCACCACGCTCTCGCCGTCAGTCCACGCAAGCGAAACCGCTCCGGCGGCACAACCTACCGATCTGCCGCGACCGGCTGGTATCGAGCCGTGGATCGCGTTCTGGCAGCGCATCTACGGCACGCACCACGACGGCGTCCTGACCCTGCACGACGCGCGTGACGTGAGCGTCGTCTACGCCACACTGGAAACCCCGCCCGGGCAAAGCCTGCAGGCACGGCGCGACCGCGCAGCGCCCGAGATCGCCGCGTTTCAGCAGGCGCTGCGCGACGTCGCAGCGGGCGAGACACGGCCACTGACGCCATACCACGAACGCGTGCTCTGGCTCTGGCAGGACGAGCCGGACCGCGCCGCGCTGAGCGACGCAGCCGAACACATCCGCTTTCAGGTAGGCCACGCGGGCGTGTTTCGCGAGGCCCTGCATACGGCGCGCCTCTGGCGCCCCTGGATCAACCGAGTGCTGGATGCGCACGGCTTGCCACGCGGCCTCGGTGCGATTCCGTTTGTTGAAACCTTCTTCCGCAATGAAGTGGCCCCGGACTCTGGCGCACGCGGGATCTGGCAGTTCACGGAGGCTGCTGGCCGCCGTGATCTGCACATCGGCAGCGACCTCGACGAGCGCATGAGTTACTACAAGTCAACCTTGGCTGCAGCGCGACTGCTGTCGCACAAATTCGCCATCACACGCCGGTGGCCACTCGCCGTGACGGCCTACAACCACGGCACCCGCGGGGTGGTGCGTGCCGTGCGCGAGCTGAAGACGCGCGATCTCGGGGTGATCGCCCGCCAGTACACGGGGCCGGACTTCGGATTCGCGTCGCGCAACTTCTACGCCCAGGTGCTCGCCGCCGTCCATGTCGAAGCCAACCGAGCCCACTACTTCGGCGCGTTGCCTCCGGCGGACACGAAACCCACCCGCTTCGCCTTGCAACTGCGCCAAGCGCTGAGCCTCAGCGAGATTTCCGTTGCCCAAAACGTGAGCGTGGCAGGCTTGCGCGCCGCGAACCCCGATATTCTCGCACCGGGCTACGCAGCTGGGAAACGCCTCCCCCGCGGCTTCACGGTGTGGGTCAATTGCGTCTCCGATTGCCCGTCACCGGTCGCTAACCTGCCGGCGAAACCGGTTGCAACGCTCGCCCGATACACGGTGCGCCCCGGGGACACCCTGAGCCACATCGCGCTGCGCGTGGGTGCAAGCGTGGCAGAAATTGCGCGCGAGAACGCACTCGATCCGAGCGCCGCGCTACGCATCGGCTCCGAACTCCGTGTCCCTGGCGCACCCGAGGCGTCCGACTACCTGGTGTTTCCACCCGAGCTGACACTCGACGCCGCCTACGACGGCACCACGGTCCGCCCCCAACCGCTTCGTCGACTGCACCCGGGCTTGCGCGACGGCAGCCGTGTGCTGATCGACGATCTGCGCGCCAACCGCCCGACCCGGCCGGACTCTGGCGAGACCGTGGTCGTGCCGGACAGCACGGTGTACGACCTCGCCCCGGACGGCACACTCGCGTTGTTGCACGGTGAATCGACCGGTCTGGTTGCCCGCTGGCTCGACATGGACACCGCCTCGCTCCACCGTCTCAACGGGCTCGCCGACAACGCCGTACTCGACGTCGGCCACGCGCTGACCCTGTCATTCGAACACGTACCTGCCGCCGAGGTCGTGCGGCGCCGGCTTCGTTACCACCGCGATCGACAGTACGCCTGGTACCAGACGTGGCAGATCGACGGTACCATCACGCACCGCATCGACGTCGGTGACCGCCTCTGGCAACTCGCCGAACGGGACTACAATGTCCCGCAGTGGCTGGTGTTGGAGTACAACCCGACACTCGACTTCAATCGATTGCGGCCTGGGCAACGCTTGCGGTTGCCACGGGTCGAGGAGCGCCCCACGACACAGCATGAACAGTCTTCGCAGTGA
- a CDS encoding aminotransferase class III-fold pyridoxal phosphate-dependent enzyme — MTLDLNDVIAKDKANVWHHLTPHKPFAGDKNPMVMVEGKGMQVWDATGKEFTDAVSGGVWTVNVGYGRERIANAVRDQLVKMNYFAGAMGSVPGALFAEKLIDKMPGMSRVYYANSGSEANEKGFKIARQIAHMRSGGKKHKIIYRDRDYHGTTISTLSACGQEERKMQYGPFTPGFVEMPHCLEYRSQWGDVSDYGERAANELERIILEEGPDTVGSVCLEPITAGGGAIVPPEGYWPRIQEICKKYDVLLHIDEVVCGVGRTGTWFGYQHYGIQPDIVTMAKGVASGYAAIACTVTTEEVFQAFNNDDDRMGYFRDISTFGGCTAGPAAALENMAIIEEEGLLENTVTQGNYLMESLRELQNKHPIIGEVRGKGLFAGIELVKDRSSKEPVHESIPVAVAAHTLQNGVMIGRTNRSFEKYNNCLCLSPALIATRDDIDNIVSAIDNALEAHGAL, encoded by the coding sequence ATGACGCTCGATCTCAACGATGTCATCGCCAAAGACAAGGCCAACGTGTGGCACCACCTGACACCGCACAAGCCCTTCGCCGGCGACAAGAACCCGATGGTGATGGTCGAGGGCAAGGGGATGCAGGTCTGGGATGCGACCGGAAAGGAATTCACCGACGCGGTGTCGGGCGGTGTCTGGACGGTGAACGTCGGCTACGGCCGCGAGCGGATTGCCAACGCCGTGCGCGACCAGCTGGTGAAGATGAACTACTTCGCCGGCGCCATGGGCAGCGTGCCGGGTGCGCTGTTCGCCGAGAAGCTGATCGATAAGATGCCGGGCATGTCGCGCGTCTACTACGCCAACTCCGGCTCGGAGGCCAACGAAAAGGGGTTCAAGATTGCGCGCCAGATTGCGCACATGCGCAGCGGCGGCAAGAAGCACAAGATCATCTACCGCGACCGCGACTACCACGGCACGACCATCAGCACCCTCAGTGCCTGCGGGCAGGAAGAGCGCAAGATGCAGTACGGCCCGTTCACGCCGGGCTTCGTCGAGATGCCGCACTGCCTTGAGTACCGCTCGCAGTGGGGCGACGTCAGCGACTACGGTGAGCGCGCCGCCAACGAGCTCGAGCGCATCATTCTCGAAGAGGGGCCGGACACGGTCGGCTCGGTGTGCCTCGAGCCCATCACCGCAGGCGGCGGCGCGATTGTGCCGCCAGAGGGCTACTGGCCGCGCATTCAGGAAATCTGCAAGAAGTACGACGTGCTGCTGCACATCGACGAAGTGGTCTGCGGCGTCGGTCGCACCGGCACCTGGTTCGGCTACCAGCACTACGGCATTCAGCCCGACATCGTGACCATGGCCAAGGGTGTGGCGAGCGGCTACGCTGCGATTGCATGCACCGTGACCACCGAAGAGGTCTTCCAGGCCTTCAACAACGACGATGACCGCATGGGCTACTTCCGCGACATCAGTACCTTCGGCGGCTGCACGGCGGGCCCCGCGGCCGCGCTCGAGAACATGGCGATCATCGAGGAAGAAGGCCTGCTCGAGAACACGGTCACGCAGGGCAACTACCTCATGGAGAGCCTGCGCGAGCTGCAGAACAAACACCCGATCATCGGCGAAGTCCGGGGCAAGGGTTTGTTTGCCGGTATCGAACTGGTCAAGGACCGCAGCAGCAAAGAGCCGGTGCACGAGTCCATTCCGGTGGCCGTTGCCGCCCACACACTGCAAAACGGCGTGATGATCGGACGGACCAACCGCAGTTTCGAGAAGTACAACAACTGCCTGTGCTTGAGCCCGGCACTGATCGCCACCAGAGACGACATCGACAACATTGTCTCGGCGATCGACAATGCGCTCGAGGCGCACGGCGCGCTCTGA
- a CDS encoding DUF2970 domain-containing protein has product MTTPDPDPVAPSRPRRGTGWRAVLGSVLAAGFGVQSDAARARDFSQGNWKHFVLGGVVGTVAFVLMIYGAVLWVLPD; this is encoded by the coding sequence ATGACAACGCCCGACCCAGACCCCGTTGCACCGAGCAGACCACGACGCGGAACAGGCTGGCGTGCGGTGCTCGGCAGTGTGTTGGCTGCCGGCTTTGGCGTCCAGAGCGACGCTGCGAGGGCACGTGATTTCAGCCAGGGCAATTGGAAGCACTTCGTGCTCGGGGGTGTCGTTGGCACCGTGGCCTTCGTCCTGATGATCTACGGCGCGGTATTGTGGGTTTTGCCGGACTGA
- a CDS encoding flagellar basal body-associated FliL family protein — MFRTTVLAILASFAFAFAQPVAAEDPPAESAPAGKPIFVSMVPHFTVNLGISRFLNLTAETHVGDEDTKESLTEHMPAVRHTILMMLADLKPEDLATARQKEIVRRDLSRAIRKTLRDLGGENNIKGFYITSMVIQ, encoded by the coding sequence ATGTTTCGCACTACCGTCCTGGCCATCCTGGCGTCCTTTGCATTCGCCTTCGCACAGCCCGTTGCCGCGGAGGATCCACCTGCCGAGTCTGCGCCAGCGGGCAAGCCGATCTTCGTCAGCATGGTGCCGCATTTCACCGTGAACCTCGGGATCTCACGTTTCCTCAACCTCACCGCGGAGACCCACGTGGGCGACGAGGACACCAAGGAGTCGCTGACCGAGCACATGCCGGCGGTGCGACACACCATCCTGATGATGCTCGCCGACCTCAAGCCCGAAGACCTGGCAACCGCTCGCCAGAAAGAAATCGTCCGCCGTGATCTGAGCCGCGCAATTCGAAAGACGCTGCGCGACCTGGGCGGCGAGAACAACATCAAGGGCTTCTACATCACCAGCATGGTGATTCAGTAG
- a CDS encoding valine--tRNA ligase: MDKTYQPADIESDLYAQWEKQGYFVGSRAPESTPYCIMIPPPNVTGSLHMGHAFQHTIMDTLIRYRRMRGDDARWVVGTDHAGIATQMLVERKIANEDGLTRHDLGRDAFIEKVWDWKAASGGSITAQMRRLGNSVDWDNERFTMDEGFYKAVQEAFITLYDDGLIYRGKRLVNWDPKLHTAISDLEVENKDTTGSLWHLLYPLADGATTDDGKDHLVVATTRPETLLGDTGVAVNPADPRYQSVIGKCVVLPLVGRRIPIVADEHADMEKGTGAVKITPAHDFNDYAVGQRHALAMINVFTADAHIRDTAEVFDHAGGPSDAHDSTLPAAYAGLERYAARKAMVADLDAAGLLDSVEKHSLVVPYGDRGGVPIEPMLTDQWYVDAKRLAGPAIAAVENGDIEFVPKSYENMYFAWMRDIQDWCISRQLWWGHRIPAWYDAEGTVYVGRDETSVREKHGLGTDVALRQDDDVLDTWFSSGLWTFGTLGWPEQTTELERFHPTDTLVTGFDIIFFWVARMIMLTLHLSKLGDGSPQVPFKTVYVTGLIRDEQGDKMSKSKGNVLDPLDMIDGIPLDDLLIKRTGNMMQPQLAEKIAKNTRKAFPDGIAAHGTDALRFTLAALASTGRDIIWDMKRLEGYRNFCNKLWNATRYVMQQTEGHDTGLGGDEIILSAADRWMISRLQRAEHEIADHLDNFRFDLAARAIYDLTWSDYCDWYLEFCKPVLQNGSESAVERGCRHTLVSVLEAILRLAHPIMPFITEALWQRVAPLAGRAGDTIMQQPFPLADLEQVDNEAIEEIEWVQTVINAIRRIRSEMDIAPGKPLPVLLQHGSDSDAARLQRHRGLIDAMARLASITWLEESDEAPVSATGLVGDMRVLIPLAGLIDRDAELARLDKALSKLDKDIAVISGKLDNERFVGRAPAEVVEKERGKLAEAVTARDSLLHERSRIEAM; encoded by the coding sequence ATGGACAAGACCTACCAACCCGCAGACATTGAATCCGACCTCTACGCCCAGTGGGAAAAACAGGGCTACTTCGTCGGCTCCCGTGCGCCCGAGTCCACGCCGTATTGCATCATGATCCCGCCGCCGAACGTCACCGGCAGCCTGCACATGGGCCACGCCTTTCAGCACACCATCATGGACACGCTGATCCGCTATCGGCGCATGCGCGGGGACGACGCGCGCTGGGTTGTCGGCACGGACCACGCGGGCATTGCGACGCAAATGCTGGTCGAGCGCAAGATTGCCAACGAGGACGGACTGACCCGCCACGACCTCGGGCGCGACGCGTTCATCGAGAAGGTCTGGGACTGGAAGGCGGCATCGGGCGGCAGCATCACAGCGCAGATGCGTCGGCTGGGCAACAGCGTCGACTGGGACAACGAACGCTTCACCATGGACGAAGGCTTTTACAAGGCCGTCCAGGAAGCCTTCATCACGCTCTACGACGACGGCTTGATCTACCGTGGCAAGCGTCTTGTCAACTGGGACCCGAAACTGCACACGGCCATCTCAGACCTCGAAGTCGAGAACAAGGACACGACAGGCTCGCTCTGGCACCTCCTTTACCCGCTTGCAGACGGCGCCACGACAGACGATGGCAAGGACCATCTCGTTGTCGCCACCACCCGACCCGAAACGCTGCTCGGTGACACCGGCGTCGCGGTCAACCCGGCGGACCCGCGCTACCAGTCCGTGATCGGCAAGTGCGTGGTGCTGCCGCTGGTCGGCCGCCGCATTCCGATCGTGGCGGACGAGCACGCCGACATGGAAAAGGGCACGGGCGCGGTGAAGATCACGCCGGCACACGATTTCAACGACTACGCGGTCGGACAGCGGCACGCACTCGCGATGATCAACGTGTTCACCGCCGACGCGCACATCCGCGACACCGCCGAGGTGTTCGACCACGCGGGCGGACCGTCCGATGCCCACGACAGCACGCTGCCCGCGGCCTACGCCGGGCTCGAGCGCTACGCGGCCCGCAAGGCCATGGTTGCCGACCTCGACGCTGCGGGCCTGCTCGACAGTGTCGAGAAGCACAGCCTGGTGGTGCCCTACGGCGACCGAGGGGGTGTGCCGATCGAGCCGATGCTGACCGACCAGTGGTATGTCGACGCGAAAAGACTTGCCGGACCCGCGATCGCTGCAGTCGAGAACGGCGACATCGAATTCGTGCCGAAGAGCTATGAAAACATGTACTTTGCCTGGATGCGCGACATCCAGGATTGGTGCATCTCGCGGCAATTGTGGTGGGGGCACCGCATTCCGGCCTGGTACGACGCGGAGGGCACGGTCTACGTGGGTCGCGACGAAACCAGCGTACGCGAAAAGCACGGGCTGGGCACCGACGTCGCACTGCGACAGGACGATGACGTTCTCGACACCTGGTTCAGTTCCGGGCTCTGGACCTTCGGCACACTGGGCTGGCCCGAGCAAACAACCGAACTCGAGCGTTTCCACCCGACTGACACACTGGTCACGGGCTTCGACATCATCTTCTTCTGGGTAGCGCGCATGATCATGCTGACGCTGCATCTCAGCAAACTCGGTGACGGCAGCCCGCAGGTGCCCTTCAAGACCGTGTACGTCACCGGGCTGATCCGGGACGAGCAAGGCGACAAGATGTCGAAGTCCAAGGGTAACGTGCTCGATCCGCTCGACATGATCGACGGCATTCCGCTCGACGACCTGCTGATCAAGCGCACCGGCAACATGATGCAACCGCAACTCGCCGAGAAAATTGCGAAGAACACGCGAAAGGCGTTCCCAGACGGCATTGCCGCGCACGGCACCGATGCGCTGCGCTTCACGCTTGCAGCCCTCGCGTCCACCGGACGCGACATCATCTGGGACATGAAGCGCCTCGAAGGGTATCGCAACTTCTGCAACAAACTCTGGAACGCGACGCGCTATGTCATGCAGCAGACCGAGGGCCACGACACCGGCCTCGGCGGAGACGAGATCATCCTTTCCGCCGCCGATCGCTGGATGATCTCGCGCCTGCAGCGCGCGGAACACGAGATTGCCGATCACCTCGACAACTTCCGCTTTGACCTCGCCGCACGCGCGATCTACGACCTCACCTGGAGCGATTACTGCGACTGGTATCTGGAGTTTTGCAAGCCCGTACTGCAAAACGGCAGTGAAAGCGCTGTCGAACGCGGCTGTCGCCACACACTGGTCAGTGTGCTCGAGGCCATTTTGCGATTGGCCCACCCCATCATGCCGTTCATCACCGAAGCTCTGTGGCAGCGGGTTGCCCCACTGGCTGGGCGCGCAGGTGACACCATCATGCAGCAGCCGTTTCCGCTGGCTGACCTCGAGCAGGTCGACAACGAGGCGATCGAGGAGATCGAATGGGTCCAGACAGTGATCAACGCGATTCGCCGGATCCGCTCCGAAATGGACATTGCGCCGGGCAAACCCCTGCCCGTGCTGTTGCAACACGGCAGCGACTCCGATGCCGCGCGACTGCAACGCCACCGTGGCCTGATCGACGCCATGGCGCGACTGGCGTCGATCACCTGGTTGGAGGAGAGCGACGAGGCGCCGGTGTCCGCGACCGGTCTGGTCGGCGACATGCGCGTGCTCATTCCCCTCGCCGGCCTGATTGACCGCGATGCCGAGCTGGCGCGGCTCGACAAAGCACTGAGCAAACTCGACAAGGACATTGCCGTGATCTCGGGCAAACTCGACAACGAGCGTTTTGTCGGCCGTGCGCCCGCCGAGGTGGTCGAGAAAGAACGAGGCAAACTCGCCGAGGCTGTTACTGCACGCGACTCACTGCTGCACGAGCGCAGCCGGATCGAGGCGATGTGA
- the mobA gene encoding molybdenum cofactor guanylyltransferase MobA, with amino-acid sequence MNSLRSDVTALVLAGGRGSRMGGIDKGWAPYRGVPLITHVLSRLVPQVSAVLVNANRSVSRYQRLGWPVLHDADPTAFDGPLAGMLAGLRACETPWLLTAPCDSPFVPTDYAGRMVSAAEDAGASVAMASDGDRHQPVFCLLHRDRVHSLTAYLANGDRKIDLWTRAEGAIEVVFRSETAFRNFNTASELRDDDTP; translated from the coding sequence ATGAACAGTCTTCGCAGTGACGTGACCGCACTGGTGCTCGCCGGCGGACGCGGCAGCCGCATGGGCGGCATCGACAAGGGCTGGGCGCCCTACCGGGGCGTCCCGCTGATCACCCACGTGTTGTCCCGGCTCGTGCCGCAGGTCTCGGCGGTGTTGGTGAACGCCAACCGCAGCGTGTCCCGCTACCAACGCCTCGGCTGGCCGGTGCTGCACGACGCCGACCCGACGGCCTTCGATGGCCCGCTGGCAGGCATGCTCGCCGGCTTGCGCGCCTGCGAGACGCCCTGGCTGCTCACGGCCCCGTGCGACTCGCCGTTTGTGCCGACCGACTACGCTGGCCGAATGGTGTCGGCTGCAGAGGACGCGGGCGCCTCCGTCGCGATGGCCAGCGACGGCGATCGGCACCAGCCGGTGTTCTGCCTGCTGCACCGCGATCGGGTTCACAGTCTCACGGCCTACCTCGCGAACGGCGACCGAAAAATCGACCTCTGGACCCGGGCCGAAGGGGCGATCGAGGTCGTTTTTCGGTCCGAAACGGCGTTTCGGAACTTCAATACGGCCTCCGAATTGCGTGACGACGACACGCCGTGA
- a CDS encoding DNA polymerase III subunit chi, whose protein sequence is MTRIEFHVVACGDASARLHYARDWLGALGPGARAHVCCDPDAQRELRETLAPQHPQVTVLDAGSAVPRPDTRTVLINLATDVPAFFSRYRCTLDIADKRGASVEADRSRYRFYRDRGYPITLHQIDALEVA, encoded by the coding sequence ATGACCCGAATCGAGTTCCATGTGGTCGCCTGCGGCGACGCATCGGCCAGGCTGCACTACGCGCGCGACTGGCTGGGGGCGCTCGGACCCGGCGCGCGCGCACACGTGTGCTGTGACCCTGACGCGCAGCGTGAGCTCCGCGAGACACTCGCGCCTCAGCACCCGCAGGTAACCGTGCTGGACGCCGGGTCGGCCGTGCCACGCCCCGACACGCGCACCGTGCTGATCAACCTCGCGACCGACGTGCCGGCCTTTTTCAGCCGCTACCGTTGTACCCTCGATATCGCCGACAAACGCGGCGCGTCGGTCGAAGCGGATCGATCGCGCTACCGGTTCTACCGCGACCGGGGCTACCCGATCACCTTGCACCAGATCGACGCACTGGAGGTCGCATGA
- a CDS encoding NnrU family protein yields the protein MIAGLWLWSSVHFVPAVAPNVKSAWKEKLGVGGYVGTFSLLIFLSIFLMVMGWKTTQPMHLYNSPGFARHLAMLLVLFGFVFIVAGRYPSRIRQRIRNPMLIGFKAWAVAHLLANGDSRSLMLFGTLLIWAVISVITINRRDGKTPRQETVVSLPADLALMGLSVVVYIVIALYAHPWLSGVALM from the coding sequence ATGATTGCGGGCTTGTGGTTGTGGTCCTCTGTCCACTTCGTTCCTGCAGTGGCGCCAAATGTGAAATCAGCTTGGAAGGAAAAGCTGGGCGTAGGCGGGTACGTTGGCACCTTCTCGTTGCTGATCTTTCTGTCGATTTTCCTGATGGTCATGGGTTGGAAAACAACGCAACCCATGCACCTCTACAACTCACCGGGGTTCGCGCGGCACCTGGCCATGCTGCTGGTGCTTTTCGGCTTTGTGTTCATCGTCGCCGGCCGCTACCCGTCCCGCATCCGGCAGCGCATACGCAACCCCATGCTCATCGGCTTCAAGGCCTGGGCGGTAGCACACCTCTTGGCCAACGGCGACAGCCGCTCGTTGATGCTGTTCGGCACTCTGCTGATATGGGCCGTGATCTCCGTGATCACGATCAACCGCCGCGATGGCAAGACGCCGCGGCAGGAGACCGTGGTCAGCCTACCGGCCGACCTCGCCCTGATGGGGCTGAGCGTTGTGGTCTATATCGTCATCGCGCTCTACGCGCACCCCTGGCTGAGCGGCGTTGCGCTGATGTGA